DNA from Rosa rugosa chromosome 6, drRosRugo1.1, whole genome shotgun sequence:
TTAGCGATCAAACAACCCTTCTCGACCATttagaaatagacaccataggATTGACTTGATTGGCTTTCTGTAGGAGTAGGTGGAATACAAGAATATGACCCCGTCGATTTGCTACCCTGGAGTTCTATGTACTTAACCATGTCAAACAACGAATAATTCAAGTctgattatatatatgtggcggTACACAAATAATGATAACAAAACACATGCAATGAACAAAGTGTTCCTGGTAATCAAATCAAACGTTGCAATTCATAAGCAACTTGAAAAGCTTTATTAAGGTCATGGTCTCTATCAACTAAATTAATTCTCCTGATGATCTCATCAAGTGGGAGGTGCCAGAAAGATATTAGAACTGTGTGGATCCTTAATGCCCTTCTGTCATCAAAGTTGAAACTCCAATAACTATCACAAGGTTCCCTCGTCTTGAGTGGAAACCAAGAAGTAGCGGTCTTTTCCCCACGAACAAATTAGATCATTCAAATCTGCAAAATCAAGTTGGGTTTTCGGAGATGTCATGCCTCAATGAATCTTAACTTATCATAGAAGAACAATTCTTCAAGAATTTACAATCTTATCGCAGACCacaaatttctttttttaaggTTTTAGAACACAAAgacaaattaaagaaagaacGATATTGTATgtccgggcgtggggctgagcctcccagctaggctgggttccaaactccgtttcaaaaaaaaaaaaaaaacgatattGTATCGATTATGGATTTAGATATTTCCATGAATCCTAATATCAAAATATATAGAACGGGAACAGTTAGAAAAAATAAAGCTAATATACCGCGACTTTCTCTCCCATATCTCtctcgctctgctagggttagggtttggagTTTTTTGAGTTGTGCGGCGTCCCGCTTCATGGCAGCGGCTATTGCTTCCATGACGGCCAGGCTAGCGACCAAATTGTCGCTCAGAGAGGGTGAGAACCGGTTGACTTGGGAAACCTTAGGGTTCCGGGGAAGGAGTTTCTTGCTCGTCGCTTATACTTGGTGGGAAAACTCAACACTTGTAGGGCGGTGGTGTTGGATTCTTTCCGGAGTGCGGTGCGGTCAATGTGACGACTGACGGGGACCGTGGAGGTCCAACCACGCGGGGATCGTTTTCTGTTTACGTTCACTCTTGAACgtgcactactagaattatgctcatagacatcatGACAATTAAATCGGTGAGAaatacacgcgatgtaaaacaatgtcattaacatcgattcctcaaaaacCGATTTGTATGCATATAACTGACATCAGTTTTGAAATTAGCCGGTGACAAAACTTTCAtttgaattttcagaaaaacgtTGAGCGGCtaagttaaaaaaatttaaagaagCGCGGGGGACGAAAATCTCATTCCCACACTTAGAGATATTTGGATTGACTTCAGATAGCCCTAACACTATTCGACTAAACCTCCCTTTCCTCCTCTTCGTTCTCCGCCTCCGACCAAAACCATCCTCCTCTTTGTTCTCCGCCTCCAACCAATACCCTCATCTTcgttctctctctaaaacccgCTCCGTCTCTCTCTGGAATTGACGAAGATGAAGTCTATGCAGCCGCACGACAATTTCTTATGAGAGACAATGGAGCCTCCCCAGTAGCCAAACCTTAGCTCCAGCAAGCCTCCAAGGAGAAAAGCGCCTCCGCCTTCAGATCTAACTAGACCGCCTTGGATTCAAAGCCTTCGCCGGCGGCCAAGTTGAAGAGTACGCTGCGACCACGGCCGCCGCCGTCAAATCCTCTCAAACGGAAGCTTGGGATGATTCCTAAGAACTCCGTCCATGGAGCCTTTGATTCCAGTGTCCAGGTACTACTCTATTTCTTGACTGACCTAAATCTCTTCGTCGGAAACCTTCCCTTCACTGTTGATAGTGCTCAGCTAGTTGAGCTCTTCAAAGGTGCTGGGAATGTTGAGATGGTCGAGGTATGGTTTTGCTTTTCGTTCGAAATTTCGCATCTTTTTGTGAATTGACTGAAGATAAATTGTGGGTTCATTGTTTCTTGGGATTAATGGAAACATTTTAATGGAATTTACAGGTTATGCATGACAAGACTACTGGGAGAAGCAGAGGATTTGGGTTTGTGTCTCACCATTTGGGATCACAAAATTTCGGTAACTAACTTTTTTGTGCAAGCTCAAGTAATGTTAGTCCTATAGTGGTTCAACAAAATTGCATTATAAAATTTGTAGAGGATTGCCAAATTGCTTAGTCTAAATGTTTGAACTGCATTGAACCTAGCGTTTGGTGGATTGAAAGATTTCAGTTGTGGTTTTGAAAGCGCGGAGCTTTCGGTGATTCTGTGCTATGATGAATTTATGAGAAAACGTAACAAGGAATGGAGAGACGAGGACCGTGCTACTGGTGTTGTTTCCAAGTCCAAGCATGTGGCTGGTCTTAAGATTCCAAATGTAGGAAGTTGTATTTTTGTCTTTACTTTTTAGGATGGTTAGTAAGTAAAGGTGTAAGGGATGTATTTTTATGGAGATGAATGTGTGACGGATATTGTTATTAATATGCAGGTTGTGTTGGGTGACTTTGTGATTTCTGTTGAGATGGCGGCGAGGGAAGCAGAGCAAAGAGGCCACACACTTCTTGATGAGATGCGCCTTCTCATGGTAGGACTACTAGTGTTTGTTTCATGCTTATATTTCTCTTGCTATATGTGATATTTTGTTGAATGAATGTGATGCTTTCTGAGTCCCATTATAGTACATTTATCCATGATAATTGCTGATATGAACGTCGCATGTTGATGCCATTATGGCAAAAATTGCTACTGGAAAACTTAATGTATAGTACTTTTGATTTCATTGGGAGAAACACATGTCTTGGACTGCCCGATTCTAATGTGCAAGGCAGCTGTTGGGTTAAGGTTTTCAGTGAAGAGATAATTTCTCATGGAGGAATAGTTGTTGGCTATTATATATGTGAACTCACAGCCATAACAAGTACAGAACTTTATAACtggaaagaggaagaaaaactCTGGGTTTTAATGGACCATAAGTTTCCTAATGTCTTTTTCCGTGCTCCACCATCTAGAACCTCCGATTATCCCGGTGATGTTTGGTGAGTCTGTGAGTTGTTTTGATAAAGCTGATTTCTCATGATAAAGCTGTTTTGATAATAAGGGAAACTAAACTGCCTAGGCCTATATGAAGAAACTGACAAATTTTTGTTATAAGTTCTGTAAGATGTCTAGAATCTcctaatttaaattttattgCTCTATTATAGTGACCCCTATTAACCTAGTAACTACATAGCTTCAATATTGAGGATCTAGTCATGGGCAGATGGTTTTATTTGCAATTGTAATTCTTTTGTAACTAAAGTCAGCAACTGAATAGATGATAACAGTTCTGAGTAACTCTCTTTCCAGCTACTTTGGATAATATTAATTGCTTCATGTGCTGCTCTTGTCATTCAGTCTCTAGCAGCCAATCTTGGGGTAGTCACAGGCAAGTGATATGGCAATCAGTTTTACTTCATTCTTTATTTATGTTTTGAGAATAGCTAGTCATTTTGCTCAGATTATCATCTCAATTGTTATTTTTAAAGTGTAGGAAAGCATTTGGCTGAGCACTGTAGAGCTGAATATCCTAAGAAAACAAACTTCATCCTTTGGGTTCTTGCAGAGATTTCTATAGTTGCATGTGACATTCCTGAAGGTAAGTTTTCTCTTTTCGGGTGTTGGTATCATTTCAGACAAATTAGAAGCAACTGGgtctttatttgtttgttttgttcttgttcATAGAACCCTTGCTTGGTGTGATACATAACAGCTATAGCTTCTGGTATTAGAGCTATCGTGATAAGACAcatcttttattcattttaatGTGACTTCTATTCCTTACCAGTGATTGGAACTGCCTTTGCATTGAACATGCTCTTCAATATACATAATACATATATGGATTGGTGTTCTCCTGACAGGACTCAGTACATTGATGCTTCTTGCATTACAACAATATGGGGTAACTGAATATGTTCCCTATGTTTTGTGCTTCTCTAAGATCTTTGGTTTCCATTCCTCAAGTATAAATGATCACACccaaatatttttcttcttaCAGGTTAGGAAActtgaatttttgattgtgtTCCTTGTACTCACAATTGCTAGATGCTTCTTTGCTGAGCTTGGCTATGCAAAGCCTGCTGCTACAGAAGTTTGGATGGGCTTTTTGTTCCCCAACTCAAAGGAAATGGTGCTACTGGTCTTGCCATCTCACTTCTTGGTGCTATGGTTATGCCGTATGTTTCTTGTGAATTCATATATCAATTGGGATtcctttttgtttatttctcTTTGCTCACTGTTGTTGGCCTTATCTACTTGCTAAAGGCACACAATATCTTCATGTACAAaaggaataaagaaaattagaaACATAGAGATGAATACCTTGCAAGTTTGAATCAGGAGGTGGGAAGAGAAGTGGGAGTGAATGGGTGTTTACTCAGTTAATCTATGAAACCAGATGACACAAAAATGTTATTATTATTCTTCTATTTTTATAAGCCCTTGGAGATATGTGAGGTGAATATCAATTTTTATGGGAAGAGTATTCATGTTAACTAATTGTTCTGTTGGCAGTTAATAGGTGGGAGTGGCTGCAAAAATGACTGCAGTGGTCGAGGTTTTTGTAATCGTGAATTGGGACAATGTCGGTGCTTTCATGGATATAGTGGTCAGTAtaatttcatcttctttctttCGGTGTAATTAAATTAATACAAAACTTCAAATAATTAGGAGCAATCAGAAGTGGGTATGATGCCCAATTAGTCATCTCTGGAAACAAACTGAGTTTATACCATAATGGTATTAGTTTCTGCTATGTACTTTTATAAACAGCCAACTAATATGTCAGCTACTCGCCAATCTTTCTAGCTTCTCCTTGGTTATATTTTGTAACCATACTACCACAGCAGATAGCAGGCATAGTGAGAAACTTGGTTTGCATTATAATATGACGAGTACAGCAGTAGTTATGGATGCTAGGATAGGAATGTCTTGTAAGCTCAATGTCTTTTTTTGTCtttcccttttcctttcctttctttccttctgtttttcttgttatagctaattgttcatttcattttatttgcagGTGAAAACAGAAGAACAAATGGGATATAAGTATGGCGAGGCTTGCTTTCGTTTATGTTTCTAGTATCATGTACCATTTAGACATAAATTTGTGTTTTATTTCGACATGTTATGCATAGAAATACTTGAGATgttgttatgtactttgagcatcaatattaatcaaaatttatttacttaCGATATGTTTCTCATTAGATTTCGTAGCAATAGTTACAAATCAGTTtataactataaaaatgaagtcatataagttctaaaagaaaaaattgatgtcCCATTAGCCAGtggataacaaaatattaagtaagaaacgatgtaacacAACTCAATGAACATCGACTTATTAaataagaaacgatgtaaaacaactcAATGGACATTgagttattaagtaagaaacgatgtaaaacaacgcaATGGACATTGACATtgtgtaagaaacgatgtaaaacaaatcaatggacatcgatttattaaattaaaaccgatgtctagtataagtatgaacatcggtgctaacctcaaaaactgatgtttaatagaaaaatggacatcgcttcataaaaggaaacgatgtttaatAAATTAATGAACATCGGTCGCgtaatacaaaagaatgtagattcaATCTTAAATAGTGTGATATATGGCAAGTACCCGTAAAACTTATAAACAGCAGGCAAACTTCAAAAACACCGATGTGTAAAAGAATATAACACATCGTTTCTagaatgagtaacgatgttaaaatgaatactagtgctgttggacctatatttcgttaagcattaaatgcaaaaatatgaaggtttaacaatatctaaaaacaccaatttgtgatcataatagcagtttaacatcGATTCTGGAACATAATCCGATGTTTATTATTAtatgggacatcggtttttaaccgatgtctatttttttccgatcttttacatcacccactaacacatgtgtacaaaattttttttacatcggtttctggccgatgtatatgaggaaaattctagtagtggtgATGTTACACGGGTGAAGAAGGGTGGCTCGTGGGGTTTTCAGAGTGCTATGATTTTGTTGAACGACTACGATGGTTTTTCGGCGATTGATGAGGTGAAGCTTGACTTTGTTTGGATCTGGGTTGGGATTCATGGCCTTCCACTGGGTATCTTGACGGAACCCACTGTCCGGCTGGTGGGAGGAACGATCGGTGAGGTATTGGAGGTGGATCCATCGGCTATCCGGCGTGGTGATGCTCGGGTTCGGATTACTTTGGCCATCAATGACTCGGTGCGTTTGGATCGTCGTGTTAGGGTTTCGCCTACCGACGTTCTCACTTTGAGGTTTCAGTATGAGCGGCTTTTGGGGAGGTGCAAATTGTGTGCTTTCTTGAATCATGGAGGACAAAGGTGTCCACGGGAGGATGTGGCGGAGACCGACACTGTGGTGGAAGATGGTTCGCAGCAGGGTCCGGGGCCGGCTCTCCCAAGGCTCGTTTTTAGGGCTAATTCCCAGCCCTTTCCTTCCTTGCTTTCGACTTTCAAGGTTCCTAATTTgttgaagaagaaacaagtgcaGATTCGTCCTCTCCCGGAGGTGGAATCTTCGCCTGGGACTAAAGGCACCTCTGCTCTTGTCCCTGTGGTTGGGATGCGTCGCCCTAGGGAAGAGGAGGATGCGGATGATGGTAAACGAGCTAAACATTGTTTAGCTTTGGTTCCGGGCACTCTACAACCGGAAAACCTAGGGTTGTAATTCTCCTCTGATGGTTAGGTGGAGGTGAAGGTGTCGTCGCCTCCCAAGGTGtacaagaagaatggcaagccTCGAGGACATAGGAACAAGGTTAAGTCGGCGGTGTCTGTGTGTGGTGGTTCCAGGTCCATGGTCTCTACTGAGGATGGTCCTAGCAGTGTGCATGGACGGCTTGAGGGAGCGACAGCTCCGCCGGATTCCCAGGCTGATTAGGAGAGGATCCCCTATGACTACTAGGGTGTGATGGTGCTTGTTTGTTTTGGGCGGCGTACACCAgaagggtcttaggcgtcaactGAATCAAAGAGGTGTCACACTTTGGCAGCTGTAGGGTTATTGCTTTTTaggtttttttgcttttgctggTAGTTCTTTGGTTTGAACTTTAGTTTTTTGgatttccttttggttttttgAGTTCTTGATGAGCTTGCATTGTAATATGAAGGGTGTatgtacccttcatgcttgaccgagtgaggtcgttaTGATTTTcatcaatggattagtcttccgttgccttatatatatatatatatatatatatatatatatatatatatatatatatatatatatatatatagaacgggaaaaaaatttcaatttctatCGCCTGATAGAAGTTCATTTCGTTTGGGATTTAGATAAATAGATGCACCAGATAAG
Protein-coding regions in this window:
- the LOC133713452 gene encoding RNA-binding protein CP29B, chloroplastic-like, which codes for MIPKNSVHGAFDSSVQVLLYFLTDLNLFVGNLPFTVDSAQLVELFKGAGNVEMVEVMHDKTTGRSRGFGFVSHHLGSQNFGCVG